ACCGCCGGTCAATGGCTCCTGCTCGCCGGCATCTCGGGCTTCGGCATCATCGCGCACTTCTGCCACATCCGTGCCTATTCGGAGGGCGAGTCCTCGCTGCTCGCGCCGCTCTCATACATCCATATCGCGATGACGACGGTGGCCGCGTTCCTCGTCTTCGGAGCCTTCCCCGATGCCTGGGCGGCCGGCGGCATGGCGCTGATCGTGGGTGCAGGCCTCTACATCCTGCACCGCGAGACCGTGCGGCGCGGTCGGCCACGACCGATCATCAGGCACGGCACCGTTCCCGGTGCCTATCCCCGGCTCGACGAGAAGCCGAAAGACAAGTTCAGTAGCTGATCGACGTGATCTCGAGTTCGCGTTCGCCCCTGGGCGTCTTGAATGCGACGTCGTCGCCCAGTTCCTTGCCCATCAGCGCGCGCGCAATCGGGCTCTTGATCGAGATGCGGCTGGCATCGAGATCGGCCTCG
The sequence above is a segment of the Rhodospirillales bacterium genome. Coding sequences within it:
- a CDS encoding DMT family transporter — its product is MAASALLFTIAIPFVWVTPTAGQWLLLAGISGFGIIAHFCHIRAYSEGESSLLAPLSYIHIAMTTVAAFLVFGAFPDAWAAGGMALIVGAGLYILHRETVRRGRPRPIIRHGTVPGAYPRLDEKPKDKFSS